The DNA sequence CTGGCCCGGGTGGACCTGATCGTCGGCGACGTCACCGGACCGGTCACCGACCAGGACACCTTCACCGCCCCGACCACCCGGGTCGCCGCCTCGTTCGAGGTGCAGCCGGGCCGCAAGCGGGTGTCGTTCAGCTACCCGCTGGGCCGGGTGGACCGACCGATGTACGTCCGGGTCCGGGGCACCGACGGCAACCGCAGCGCGCCCGGTCTGATGGGTGCCTCGGTCGACCCGCACGGTCCGGCGATGGACGTCCTCGGCGACGCCGACCCGTGGCTGGACCTGTGGTTCTACGGCAACCCGATCTGGGTCCTGCCATCCTGACCGCCACCGCCACCGCCATGATCATTACTGGAGTGAGCCTCGGGCACGCCGACGACGCCGCCGCCGAACACTGGCTGCACGACGTCGTCGGCGTGGCCGACCTGCCCGACCTCGTCGCCTGCACCCATCTGGTGCGGACGCCGAGGCCACACGTGGCGATCAGTCTGGCCGCCCCCGACGGGCTGCCCGACCTGCCTGCCACCCCGGCCGATCTGGTCCCGGCGGCGGAGCTCGCCGCCGCCGAGCACCGGGCCGGCCGGTCCGGGCGGGCGGTCCGCTACCCCGGGGTCGACCGTCTGGTCGGCACACTCACCGTCGCGGAGCTGCTCGAGTTCAGTGCGATCGAGCAGGTCATCATGCTCGGTGGCGCGCAGCCGGATGAGGACACTCCGCTGGTGACCCGGGACTTCGTCCGGCCGCAGTGGATCAACGGGGTGCTGACGTTGATCACCACTCCGGTCGGGCCGGGGCGGATCGGGCCGTTCGAGCTGCCCGACCCGACCCCGTGCTGCGCCGACAAACACTGACCGTACGCCTCACCTGTTTAGCCTCGCCTATTTAGCCTCCGGCGCTGGTCACATCCTGTGGCCAGCGCCGGAGGCGTTCAACGCTCAACGGCCTTCCCTTGCCGGAGCCGCGAGGTGAGGCTGGCGCACGTCATTTCGCGTTTTGAGGTGCGTCAGCCTCACCTCGTAGACGGTGGGGTGGTGGTCAGCTCGCCGCACCGAGGGCACCAGCGACTCTTGACTCGGAATGAGAATAACCCGGCGAGGAAACCGAGTAACGCGGCGCTCGTCAACGCGCAGATGTCCATGATCCTCTTTGACTTCTCTACGAGTGTGGATGGTCGACGCCGTTGAGTGGCTGCCGGCGTTGCACCACGCCGGAGCGGGTCAGGGCACTCTTGTAGACGCCGATCGCGGCCATCCGCCCGTCCCGCCCGGCCAAGGTGATCGTGGCGAGGATGCCCACCACGGGGGAATCGGCGTCGTCGAGGCCGTACCGGATGTCGGATACCCGAACCGTCATCGACCGGTCACCGAACACCCAGTCCGCCTTGCCGAGATGCAGCGTGTCACCCACCCGCAGGAGATCACCCTCGGCCATCAGTCGTCCCGGCCGTCGTGGACGTACCCGTCCGGCCAGAGTCCGGCGTACTGCAACACCGCCCGCACCCGACGCGCCCGACTGTGGTCCCAGCGGTCCAGCACCGCCAACGCGTTGGCGAACGGCGGGCAGAACGCCGCCACGTCACACACCCGGCATTCGGCCAACCGACTCGGCATGTGCTCAGCCACCGTCTCCCGCGCACGGTCCAACACGTCCACGCCCGGCCGGTTCCTCATCGCCGCCGCCACCTCGCCCAGCACCGCCCGCTCGGCGTCGACAGCCGGCCGCCCGGCATCCGGCGCAGGCGATACGCCGCGCGCGGCCAGCAGCCGGAACCGTGGGTCCCGCCCGATGTCCGTCTGCCCCGGCGTTCGGCGCGCCAACGGCGGCCGGTCCGGCGTCGGACCTTCATTACCGCTGAAGTACGGCGACGAGCAGTACCCGCTGCTCGGCGGGTTGTTTCCGGCCATGCGCTTTCCTCCGTGGAGACATGTCAAGGGATTCAGTAGATGAACGTCAACGCCGTTTATTGCCACTCATAGAACTCCGCTACATCCACGTTCGCCTACGTCACACGCACGCCACTACCCGCCTGCGTCCGGAGATTCGGAGAGACCCATTCCCCGTACCACGGGGAAGTTCACAAGATTGGAGCAGTCGCGTAAGGTCTATCCAAATAGGTCTGCGGATCTTTTTGATCATGAGCGGGTGACGGCATGGGCGAATCAAGATCGGAAAGTCTTCGGCGGCAGCAGGCTCGCCTCGCGGCCGAGTTGCGGTCGGAGGGAAAGACGTGGGTCGAGGTGGCCGAGGTCTTCCGGCAGCGGTTTCGGCTCAACCCCCGGGTCGCGCTGCGCGCCGTCCGGGGCTGGAGTCAGGCTCAGGCGGCCGAGGAGTGGAACCGGCGCTGGCCCGACGAACCCAAGACCCACAAGAGCTTCTCGTACTGGGAGATCTGGCCCGGCAAGGGCGGCTACACGCCCTCGCAGGACAACCTGGTCCGCCTGGCCGAAATCTACGAGTGCGCCGTCGCCGACCTGCTGGCCGACCTGCCCAGCTTCCGCCACCTCGACACCGCGACCCGAACAACTTTCACCGTCGCACGGGGTACTTCCGTCGCCCTCACCGGTGAGACCATGGTGCCGAGAGAAGCAGAGATCCTGCTTCGCGACCTGCTCGGCCGGCGGCCCGGTGCCGAGGCGGGTGCCCCGCCACGAGCGGACCTCACCGGCCCGCACCGCCTGCCCGAGGAGGTCGACTTCGGAGAGTTGGCGCAGGTCATCGTCATGTGGATGCAACGGATACCGGACCCGCAGACCCGCCGGGCCATGCTCGGCAAACTGACCGCCGCGCTCGCGGTCGCCACCACCGCGCCGCTGACCGAGCTGGCCGGCGCGGCCGAGCCGGCCACCGCGGCACCACCGTCCGCCGCACCGGGCACCTTCGACCCGGCAACCCTGGCCCACTGCGAAGAGATGATGCCCCACCTGCGGAAGCAGGGCGACGTCCTCGGCGCGGGTGCCACCCTACCCAGCGCATTGGCTTACCGACGTACCGCCGAGCAGCAGGCCAAGGCCGCCCCCGCCGGGCCACACCGGGACCGGGCGATCGCCGCATACGCCGAGCTGACCCAGCTGGCCGGCTGGTTGTGCTTCAACATGGGCGACTACGGTTCCGCGCAGCGACTCTACGACGATGCCCGCTCCGCCGCCCACGAAGCACGCGCCGTGGAGCTGGTCACCTACATCCTGTGCACCATGAGCCACCTGGCGACCTGGCAGGGCAAGCCCCGGATCGGCATCGACCACGCCGCCGCCGCTGCCGCCTGGGCCGAGCAGAGCGGCAGCCCGTACGCCCGAGCCTATGCCGCCGATGTCGCGGTGCGTGCGCTCACCGCCGACGGCCAGGCCGACCGGTCGCAGGCGAATCTCGACCGCGAGTACGCCGCCCTGCAAGAGGCGCAGGCCGACGACGGCCCCCGGCAGTCGTGGTGGTACTTCTACGACGAGTCGTTCTACTGGAGCACCACCGCGCAGCAGGCACTGGGCTTCCACGACGCCGACCGGGTGCTCGCCGCCACCGACAAGACGTTGAGCCTGATCGACCCGGGCAACCTGCACAACCGCGCGTTCGGCCTGCTGTACCGTGCCGAAGCGTTCGCCCAGCAACGCAACATCGACCAGGCCTGCCGGACCGCCACCGAGGCGGTGGAGCTGACCTCGGTCAACTCCAGCAAGCGGATCACCCAGCAGGTGCAGAAGCTACGCCGTGGGCTCGACCCGTGGAAACGCACCCGCCCCGTCAAAGAGCTCGACCAGGCGGTACGCAGCTACCGGTCAACGCCCTTCGGCTGACCGTAACGGCCGCACGAAGACGGCGTACTCGCGGTAGTAGGCACCCGGCGGTCCGGGCTTCGTGCCGACCCGCACCCACCCCCACCGCTCGTAGAGCGCGTGGGTGGCGGTCGCGACCGGGTTGGCCGACAGCGTCGCCCGCTCCTCGCG is a window from the Solwaraspora sp. WMMD792 genome containing:
- a CDS encoding helix-turn-helix transcriptional regulator, producing the protein MGESRSESLRRQQARLAAELRSEGKTWVEVAEVFRQRFRLNPRVALRAVRGWSQAQAAEEWNRRWPDEPKTHKSFSYWEIWPGKGGYTPSQDNLVRLAEIYECAVADLLADLPSFRHLDTATRTTFTVARGTSVALTGETMVPREAEILLRDLLGRRPGAEAGAPPRADLTGPHRLPEEVDFGELAQVIVMWMQRIPDPQTRRAMLGKLTAALAVATTAPLTELAGAAEPATAAPPSAAPGTFDPATLAHCEEMMPHLRKQGDVLGAGATLPSALAYRRTAEQQAKAAPAGPHRDRAIAAYAELTQLAGWLCFNMGDYGSAQRLYDDARSAAHEARAVELVTYILCTMSHLATWQGKPRIGIDHAAAAAAWAEQSGSPYARAYAADVAVRALTADGQADRSQANLDREYAALQEAQADDGPRQSWWYFYDESFYWSTTAQQALGFHDADRVLAATDKTLSLIDPGNLHNRAFGLLYRAEAFAQQRNIDQACRTATEAVELTSVNSSKRITQQVQKLRRGLDPWKRTRPVKELDQAVRSYRSTPFG